In the Pedobacter cryoconitis genome, TGATAGTGCAATAGAAAAAGTAACAGAATATCTGGATAAGGAATTTGGTATTTAACCAATTCTTATAAACAAAAAATGGCCTGAGCATATGCTCAGGCCATTTTTTGTTTATATACTAAGATGTTTATGTACTAAGATGGAGTCTGATCTCTCAACCCTTTAATTTGATCATGAGATGCACGCAACTCCGATTTTTGCTCAGTAATTAAGCTTCTTGTATCTGCAGAAAGGCCTTCCTCTTCTAAAGCAGATTTATAAGCTCTTTGTGCTGCATCTTCTCCAGCCTCACAGTTATTTAAAATCGTTTTGCGGTCATGACCTGTAAATACTGCTTTAACATCCATCCAGGCGCGATATATTTTACCAGATGTTGTAGTTCCGGTTTCCATTTCAGTACCTGTACCTTGAACTGCTGAAGCTAAAGCCAATTTATTTTTATGACTTTCTGCTACCATTTTCACAAATAAGTCTTTCAGATCACTGTCTTCAGGTGATAATTCCTGAATAGCTTTTTCATAACCAGCAATACGGTCATTATTAATTTGAATCAGGTCGTTCAGTGTTTCTGGGTTTACTTTAGTATTTTCCATGTCTCTAAAAAATTAGTGTCAGGGAAGTAACGTGTACCCTACAGAAAAGTTTTACAAATTTTTCAAAGGAAAGTAACCCAGGTGGATTTCGTCCTGAACAGTTGTTTCACCAGCAGTTATTAAAATCTGATAACGCTCCTT is a window encoding:
- a CDS encoding PA2169 family four-helix-bundle protein, with protein sequence MENTKVNPETLNDLIQINNDRIAGYEKAIQELSPEDSDLKDLFVKMVAESHKNKLALASAVQGTGTEMETGTTTSGKIYRAWMDVKAVFTGHDRKTILNNCEAGEDAAQRAYKSALEEEGLSADTRSLITEQKSELRASHDQIKGLRDQTPS